A window of Terriglobus sp. RCC_193 contains these coding sequences:
- a CDS encoding capsule assembly Wzi family protein — MRQIREAEESLDTYGVKESINTEARRIMSDLEKEFDRAPDRSGIVLESAYVRYGTIAGPALTDGFHFGQTWWNDYGRPLGRGSSGIAGYSIRATHRRFFFYDRQEMQQTPTIPALTASQAQLFNTIDNIPFGSPVIPAPFPVTPAMPAYTRQRPLELYAGVAFGGNALSFGKQALYWGPTTMGPWAFSSNAEPTYNLRFVATRPHPFPLVPWLGTYRFDVVFGKLSGHKYPARPYYNGQKFDMTLGSNLEVSFTRWSILWGVGHPMTLGSLGRNFFSSSSTGATFTYGDRTDPGDRKSGFDIRYRVPGLRRLVTIYADAYADDELNPIAAPRRVAWAPGIYIARLPYLPHMDFRFEVASSEEMSQDEGGTRFFLNNQYRDGNTNKGFLLGNAVGRDGRAYEGRTGYWFSARTKVELGYRQRVISSLFLPGGGTTSDAFLNASYAINREWSAQVFAQYERHFIPSQAPGSQHNESGWLSITWNPKLHFPH, encoded by the coding sequence ATGCGTCAGATCCGCGAGGCTGAAGAAAGCCTGGACACCTACGGGGTGAAGGAGAGCATTAACACTGAGGCGAGACGAATCATGTCTGATCTGGAGAAGGAGTTTGACCGGGCTCCCGACAGAAGCGGGATTGTTCTTGAATCCGCCTATGTTCGTTACGGCACGATTGCCGGCCCGGCTCTCACAGATGGATTCCACTTCGGTCAGACGTGGTGGAACGATTATGGGCGTCCACTGGGGCGAGGAAGCAGCGGAATTGCAGGCTACTCCATACGTGCGACTCACCGCCGTTTCTTCTTCTATGACAGGCAGGAGATGCAGCAGACTCCGACTATCCCCGCGCTTACCGCGTCCCAGGCGCAACTGTTTAATACGATCGATAACATTCCGTTCGGAAGCCCTGTTATTCCAGCTCCGTTCCCGGTGACGCCTGCGATGCCTGCATATACGCGCCAACGCCCGCTTGAACTGTATGCGGGTGTAGCGTTTGGCGGGAATGCGCTGTCGTTTGGAAAGCAGGCGTTGTACTGGGGACCCACGACGATGGGACCATGGGCGTTCTCAAGCAACGCGGAGCCAACGTACAACCTGCGTTTTGTTGCGACCCGGCCACACCCATTTCCTCTTGTGCCGTGGCTAGGAACCTATCGATTTGACGTGGTTTTTGGAAAGCTCTCGGGACACAAGTACCCGGCACGGCCCTATTACAACGGGCAAAAGTTCGATATGACACTGGGAAGTAATCTGGAGGTCAGCTTTACTCGGTGGTCCATTCTTTGGGGTGTAGGCCATCCGATGACCTTAGGCTCGCTCGGGAGGAATTTTTTCAGCTCGAGTTCAACGGGTGCCACGTTCACATACGGTGACCGGACAGATCCGGGAGATCGCAAATCGGGCTTTGATATTCGGTATCGCGTTCCTGGCCTGCGCCGCCTAGTGACGATTTATGCGGATGCCTATGCCGATGATGAACTGAATCCCATTGCCGCTCCGCGGCGCGTTGCATGGGCGCCGGGTATCTACATTGCCCGACTGCCTTACCTGCCTCACATGGATTTTCGTTTCGAAGTCGCCAGTTCAGAAGAGATGAGCCAAGATGAAGGGGGTACCCGGTTCTTCTTGAACAACCAATATCGTGACGGGAATACAAACAAAGGGTTTCTGCTTGGGAATGCTGTGGGGCGGGATGGGAGAGCCTACGAAGGCCGTACCGGATATTGGTTTTCCGCCCGAACCAAGGTTGAGCTGGGATATCGCCAGAGGGTTATCAGCAGTTTGTTTCTACCTGGTGGCGGAACCACGAGCGATGCATTTTTGAATGCATCCTATGCCATTAATCGAGAATGGTCTGCGCAGGTCTTCGCCCAGTACGAACGCCATTTCATTCCCTCTCAGGCTCCTGGGTCCCAGCACAATGAGAGCGGATGGCTATCCATTACCTGGAATCCTAAGCTGCACTTTCCTCATTAA